TTTGCCCCAAGGTGCCTGCAGATGTGCCTTGTAAACTTGTAGATTAGCTGTCATAAAACCTCACTTATAGTTAAACATATTGGCTGCCATCTTGTCGGCCATTCTTGGAAACAGTGTATACAGCTTGTGGGCTAGATTGAGAATGCCAGGTAAATTGATTTCCCGCTTCTTTTTGCCAAAGGATTTGACAATTTTTCCTGCTACAAAGTCTGGCTCTAGCATATACTTGTCCACTGCTTTCACATAGGAACCATCAGGATCTGCCTGATCGAAAAAGGCTGTTTTGATAGGACCGGGATTAACTGTCGTGACATAGACCCCAAAAGGCAGAAGCTCCAAACGCAGGGCATTGGAAAAACCAATAGCAGCAAACTTGGTCGCTGAGTAAAGACTGGACTTGCTACTGGCAATGAGGCCGGCCATACTAACGATATTGACGATATGTCCTTGACCTGCCTGCTTCATGCGAGCTCCAAAGATACGGGACAGGTTCATCAGGGCAAAGGTATTGACCTCAAACATGGCCTCGATATCGCTTGAGCTGATTTTGTCAAATTCTTCAAAAATCCCATAGCCAGCGTTATTGACTAGGACATCGACATGACCGTACTGGCTGTCAATCCGCTCAGCAAAGCTCTCCAAAGCCGAGCTGTCTGTAATATCCAGCTCCACTAGGTCAAGATTGTCTTTTTCTCCATAGAGTTTTTCCAGCTTGTCCTTGCTCCTTCCAACCAAAATCAGTCGGTCATGGGGCAAGAGCTTAACCATTTCCTGAGCCAGCCCACCGCTAGCTCCTGTAATAATGATGGTACGCATTGTTATGCCTTTCGTCTTGTTAATATCAATGAAATCTTTTTCCAGCTAAATAGTCAGCATAAGCTTGATCAATGACCGGAGCAAAAAGATGATAATCCTCCCAGCTACCTAAAAATTCCAAAGGTAGGTCGTACAAGTCATTGACTACAAATTCAGAATAATCCTTCATGTACTGATGTTCATAGTAGTTGTTCACAAAATCCTGAAAGTCCTTTTTGACATCCATTGTTCCCAATTTGCCATCACACCAGTCTAAAAGATAATCCACACCCAAAGTATGCTCGTCTTTGACACTTTGGAGTGATGTTTCTTCATCAGGAGTCATCATTTCCTTTGCGTCATGCTGGATTAGCCAAGTCACGAAGAAACCAATAT
This genomic window from Streptococcus cristatus AS 1.3089 contains:
- a CDS encoding SDR family NAD(P)-dependent oxidoreductase, with amino-acid sequence MRTIIITGASGGLAQEMVKLLPHDRLILVGRSKDKLEKLYGEKDNLDLVELDITDSSALESFAERIDSQYGHVDVLVNNAGYGIFEEFDKISSSDIEAMFEVNTFALMNLSRIFGARMKQAGQGHIVNIVSMAGLIASSKSSLYSATKFAAIGFSNALRLELLPFGVYVTTVNPGPIKTAFFDQADPDGSYVKAVDKYMLEPDFVAGKIVKSFGKKKREINLPGILNLAHKLYTLFPRMADKMAANMFNYK